Sequence from the Thermococcus sp. genome:
CGGTTCCGGTTTTGTTTCCGGTGAACTCCTCCAGCATTTTGAGGAACCGGTCTCCCCTGAAGGTTATCGTGAAAGACTCCCATTTGGTCTTGTCTACCTCCGAGGCGAAGACCTCCGGGTTGCCGAGGGACGGGTCCTTCTCGACGAGCTTTCTCCAGAGCGCCCAGCTGTCGCCCTCACCCCTGTTGAGGACGGGCGGGTGGTCAAGGTCACCGTATGTGGAGTTGTCAACCATGGATCCGAGCGTTATGAAGACAAGATCCCTCGGGCCGACCTCGATGACACCCTCTTTCTGCCCCCTGGTGTAGAGCTTGGTTATGTATTTCTTTCCGTCCCGTTCCTGAATTTCAACGTCAACGACCTTGGTGCCCACGATAAAGTTAACTCCCCTCTCCTGGAGCCACTCCTGAATCGGAAGGATTATCGAGTCGTACTGGTTGTACGGGGTCCTCTTAACGCCTTCTATCCTGTTCATGCCCGGAACGAGGTGCATGAAGCGGAGCATGTAACGTCTCATCTCTGCAACACTGTGCCAGGGCTGAAAGGCGAACATAGTTGCCCAGAAGTACCAGAAGTTCGTTTCGAAGAAGTCCTTCGAGAACCACTGCTCTATGGTTACCCCCGCGAGCTTCTCCTCTGGAGTTAAGATAAGTTCGTTCATCTCGTTGAGGTGTCTCATGGTTAAGCCGTACTTCGAGAAGTCCACTTTTTTGCCCGGCGTTCCGACGAGACGGCACTTGGATGAGCCAACGTACTCCTCGTTGAATTCAACAACCTCGTCGAGTATCGTCTTCTTGGGGTCATCGAGCGAGGGTATCGAGCCGAGAAGGTCCCATGTGGCCTCATAATGCTCCTCGAACATCCTGCCTCCCCTGAGGAGGTAACCCCGCTCCGGATCGCCGGAGCCGTCGAGGCAACCCCCGTTGATTGGGGTCTTTTCAATGATGTAGATGTTTTCCCCGGGCATCCTGGCGTCCCGTATCAGAAAAACAGCGGCGGCGAGAGAAGCTATTCCACCGCCGACCATATAGGCCTTTCTCTCCTTTATATCCGGAATTCTTCTAGGTGTTACGCGTTTGTAATTCAGCATATTGCTCCCTCCGACATGTCGTATACAGACATGATGGTCCTATTCATAGTCCCTCTTTAAAAGATTTCGGGTTGGTCTTCGTTTTGATACCTGCCTAAACGTTTATATTTTTGTTTTCCAAACCTCTCTGGGTGGTTCCCTATGGAAGACCCCTACGCATGGATGGAAAACCTCGAAGATGAGCGGGTTCTCGGGCTCGTTGAGGAGGAGAACAAACGCTTCAGGGAGTTCATTGGGGAGCTGAGTGACGAACTGTTCCCGGAGGTCTGGGAGTACTATTCGATGCCAACCCTCTACGGTGCGAAGCTCACCGAGAAGGGCATCATAGCGATGTACAAGGAGAGGGATAGACAGCTCATCAGGTGGCTCGGTGGAGACCTCATAGTCGACTCCAAGGCCCTTGAGGAGGAGCTCAACGACGAGGTTCTGCTCCAAGGTTTCACAGCCGATGAAAAGGGAAGGTCCCTGGCTTACAGCTTCTCGATAGGTGGGGCAGACGAGGGGATAACGAGAATCGTAGACCTCAAAACCAGGGGGCTCATCGACGAGATTAGGCCCTCGGTCTGGAACGTGACCTTCCTCGGGGACGGCTACTACTTTTCCCGCTTCTACCGGCACGGGGAGACGCCCGATGGGGTTAAGGCCCCAGCGGTGAGGCTCTTCTGGAAGGACGGCAGTGGGGAGAGAATGGTCTTCGGCAAGGGTCTCGGCTCCGGCTACTTCATCTCGCTGAGGAAGAGCACCGACGGAAAGACTGCGATGGTAACGGTGACCTTCGGCTGGAACAGGGCGGAGATATACGTCGGGCCGATTGATGAGCCGGGAATGTGGGAGAAGGCCTATTCGGCGGAGGTTCCGGCGGAGCCGATTGATGTGGTCGACGGAAAGCTCTACGTCCTCACAAGGGAGGGGAAAGGTCTCGGAAAGGTAATAACTGTAGAAGACGGCGAAGTTACCGAGATCATCCCTGAAGGGAAATTCCCGCTGGAATGGGCGGTTATCGTGGACGGTAAAATCCTCGCCGGCAGGCTCGTCCACGCGAGCCACAGGATTGGGGTCTACTCGCTCGATGGGGGGAAGCTTGACGGGATGACCTTCGACCTTCCGGGGAGCGTCTATCCACTCGACACCGATGGGAAGAAAGCTTTACTCCGCTACGAGAGCTTCACGGTTCCGTACAGGCTCTACGGCTTCGATGGAGAGCTCAACCTCATAGAGGGACAGGAGGTTGAAGGGGACTTCAGGGTCGAGGAGGACTTCGCGGTCTCGAAGGACGGGACGAGAGTTCACTACTTCCTCGTTAAGGGAACCAGAGATGAGAAGAAGGCATGGGTCTTCGGCTACGGCGGCTTCAACATAGCCCTGACCCCGAGGTTCTTCCCGCAGGCGATACCCTTCATAAAGCGCGGCGGAACCTTCGCCATGGCCAATCTCCGCGGAGGTTCCGAGTACGGCGAGGAGTGGCACCGCGCCGGAATGAGGGAGAACAAGGGGAACGTCTTCGATGACTTCATAGCGGTTCTGGAGAAGCTCAAAGGCAAGGGTTATAAGGTCGCCGCATGAGGAAGGAGCAACGGCGGGCTTCTGGTTTCTGCCACGCTCACCCAGAGGCCGGACGTGATGGACGCCGCGCTGATAGGGTATCCCGTCATAGACATGCTCCGGTTTCACAGGCTATACATCGGCAGCGTCTGGGTTCCCGAGTACGGCAACCCCGACGACCCGAAGAACAGGGAGTTTCTACTGAGATACAGTCCCTACCACAACGTGAAAAAGCAAAAGCATCCGCCGACGCTCCTCTACACCGGCCTCCACGACGACCGCGTGCATCCGGCACACGCCCTCAAGTTCTTCATAAAGCTGAAGGAAGTCGGTGCCCCCGTCTATCTTCGCGTGGAGACGAAGAGCGGCCACATGGGCGCCTCACCGGAAACGAGGGCAAGGGAATTGGCAGATCTCCTTGCATTCGTCGTTGAAGCACTGTTGTGATGGGCCCCCTTTCGATTTTCCAGCGTTTCAAAGAACCGCGGAGGAAGGGAATACTTTTATAGGCAAACCGTGATTTTAATACGGGGGACCGTATGGAGACGAGGCTTTCAACGGGGATAGAGGGGCTTGACCGGATGTTGAACGGAGGGCTTCTCCCGGGCAGGGCTTATCTGGTGAAAGGTGCCCCTGGGACAGGGAAGACCACGCTCGCGATGCACTTTGCCATGGCCGGGGTGAGCAGGGGAGAGAGCGTTATGTACATAACCCTTGAAGAGTCTGGGGAGACTCTGAGGATTGATATGATGCGGCTTGGATTCAACCTCAACGACCCGCACTTGACCATAATCGATGCAACCCCCATCGGCGATAACTACGTGTTCATGGACACCTTCTTCGATTCCTTTGCTAAGGGCTTTGACAAGATGGTGTCCGCGATAAAGGATGAACTTAGAACCAGGAGGTACACCCGCATAGTGATAGATCCCATAACGATGGTGAAGCTGACGTCGACCGATGAGATTGAGTACAGGCGCCTGTTTCTCTCGTTTCTCAAGTCCATGCACAAACGGGGCATCACCCTCGTTATGACATCGGAAGTTGAGAAGACGGACGTTGAGGAATACCTCGTTAGCGGTATAATCGAGCTCAAAAGCTTCGATTTGG
This genomic interval carries:
- a CDS encoding ATPase domain-containing protein, whose protein sequence is METRLSTGIEGLDRMLNGGLLPGRAYLVKGAPGTGKTTLAMHFAMAGVSRGESVMYITLEESGETLRIDMMRLGFNLNDPHLTIIDATPIGDNYVFMDTFFDSFAKGFDKMVSAIKDELRTRRYTRIVIDPITMVKLTSTDEIEYRRLFLSFLKSMHKRGITLVMTSEVEKTDVEEYLVSGIIELKSFDLEGELVRGIRITKLRGSGFDTALRPYVISDGGIVVFTDKILKIPAPCKT
- a CDS encoding oleate hydratase, which translates into the protein MLNYKRVTPRRIPDIKERKAYMVGGGIASLAAAVFLIRDARMPGENIYIIEKTPINGGCLDGSGDPERGYLLRGGRMFEEHYEATWDLLGSIPSLDDPKKTILDEVVEFNEEYVGSSKCRLVGTPGKKVDFSKYGLTMRHLNEMNELILTPEEKLAGVTIEQWFSKDFFETNFWYFWATMFAFQPWHSVAEMRRYMLRFMHLVPGMNRIEGVKRTPYNQYDSIILPIQEWLQERGVNFIVGTKVVDVEIQERDGKKYITKLYTRGQKEGVIEVGPRDLVFITLGSMVDNSTYGDLDHPPVLNRGEGDSWALWRKLVEKDPSLGNPEVFASEVDKTKWESFTITFRGDRFLKMLEEFTGNKTGTGGLVTFKDSSWLMSIVAFRQPHFRDQPKDITVLWGYSLFVDKPGDYIKKPMSQATGKEIFLELLYHLGWLDEKDELLETVINVRTAMMPYITAHFMPRKPGDRPPVAPENYGNLALLGQYVEIPGECVFTVEYSVKSAMIGVYTLIDLGRQAPEAYTPYQSIPVLLKAAETLVDDDKKELLKYSLSLFLSGKL